One genomic window of Rhinoderma darwinii isolate aRhiDar2 chromosome 4 unlocalized genomic scaffold, aRhiDar2.hap1 SUPER_4_unloc_3, whole genome shotgun sequence includes the following:
- the LOC142684063 gene encoding uncharacterized protein LOC142684063 — MSRGEKKEPDLCRGSIIGEAPNLDRTNLQNEGSLQTPKRRNRRTICAPMKMPRSLSIEIPFPVWTGQRRSLLHPGPCFGSSECEDSPESTPAMCSSSYICIECGQYFSHEVSYVKHLKLHGPASLELNPTLAASLELKPTLAASLELNPTLAASLELNPTLAASLELNPTLAASLELNPTLAASLELNPTLAASLELNPTLAASLELNPTLAASLELNPTLAASLELNPTLAASSTVCQVSGSLIQTPEQKRTGREFVCADCGKTFIGKSNLIVHQRTHTGEKPYGCFFCGKHFGRSSVLRKHERIHTGEKPYTCVYCGKQFSQNSGLKNHERIHTGEKPYACIECGRRFSQSADLMVHYRTHTGEKPFICIECGNSFIRSSDLVIHQRTHSGIKPFTCTECGKSFSQRSQIIRHRRTHTGERPFTCDICRKSFILSSELKKHHRVHTGEKPYKCKECGKSFRHCSNMSRHQKMHAETELL, encoded by the coding sequence GGGAAGCACCGAACCTGGACAGGACCAACCTGCAGAACGAAGGTTCCCTCCAGACTCCAAAAAGACGGAATCGCAGAACTATATGTGCACCTATGAAGATGCCAAGATCCCTTTCAATTGAGATTCCTTTCCCTGTATGGACAGGCCAGCGCAGAAGCCTCCTACATCCAGGCCCCTGTTTTGGAAGCTCAGAATGTGAGGACAGTCCAGAGTCCACCCCAGCTATGTGTTCCAGCTCCTACATCTGTATTGAGTGTGGTCAGTACTTCTCTCATGAAGTCAGTTATGTAAAGCACCTGAAGCTACACGGTCCGGCAAGTCTGGAGCTGAACCCTACACTCGCTGCAAGTCTGGAGCTGAAACCTACACTCGCTGCAAGTCTGGAGCTGAACCCTACACTCGCTGCAAGTCTGGAGCTGAACCCTACACTCGCTGCAAGTCTGGAGCTGAACCCTACACTCGCTGCAAGTCTGGAGCTGAACCCTACACTCGCTGCAAGTCTGGAGCTGAACCCTACACTCGCTGCAAGTCTGGAGCTGAACCCTACACTCGCTGCAAGTCTGGAGCTGAACCCTACACTCGCTGCAAGTCTGGAGCTGAACCCTACACTCGCTGCAAGTCTGGAGCTGAACCCTACACTCGCTGCAAGTAGTACAGTCTGTCAGGTCAGTGGATCTCTGATACAAACTCCGGAGCAAAAGCGAACAGGTAGAGAGTTTGTATGTGCAGATTGTGGGAAAACCTTTATTGGAAAATCCAATCTTATTGTCCATCAGAGAACACACACCGGAGAGAAGCCGTACGGATGCTTCTTCTGTGGGAAACACTTTGGCAGAAGTTCTGTGCTTAGAAAACACGAGCGGATCCACACGGGAGAGAAGCCGTACACATGTGTCTACTGTGGAAAGCAGTTCAGTCAGAATTCAGGGCTGAAGAACCACGAGAGAATCCATACCGGGGAGAAGCCTTATGCCTGTATAGAGTGCGGGAGGAGATTCAGCCAGAGTGCTGACCTGATGGTTCATTATAGGACCCACACCGGGGAGAAACCATTTATATGTATTGAATGTGGAAACAGCTTTATTCGCAGTTCAGACCTCGTCATACACCAAAGAACTCACTCTGGGATTAAACCATTCACATGCACGGAATGTGGGAAGAGCTTTAGTCAGAGGTCCCAAATTATAAGACACAGAAGAACTCATACAGGTGAGCGGCCATTTACCTGTGACATCTGTAGGAAAAGCTTTATCCTGAGCTCAGAGCTGAAGAAACATCACCGAGTCCATACAGGGGAGAAGCCCTATAAGTGTAAAGAATGTGGGAAGTCCTTCCGGCATTGCTCGAACATGAGCCGGCATCAGAAGATGCATGCGGAGACTGAGCTTCTCTAG